In Fibrobacter sp. UWH4, a single genomic region encodes these proteins:
- the rdgB gene encoding RdgB/HAM1 family non-canonical purine NTP pyrophosphatase encodes MKHLFVIATGNPGKIRDFAHILGTENKEFKTLKDIGFTDDIVEDGDSFEANAIIKSSTVAKWLCKKQIEASVLADDSGLEVFALNGEPGIYSARYCGYHGNDQANNDKLMQKLEGVKDRSARYFCALSYQKVAEVNGKWTVSEPKIYEGECRGQINFAPVGDMGFGYDPLFVPDGFDRTFAQMELAEKKGISHRGNAIRAMKVDLDGRT; translated from the coding sequence ATGAAACATTTATTCGTAATCGCGACGGGCAACCCCGGAAAAATCAGGGACTTCGCGCACATTCTCGGAACCGAGAACAAGGAATTCAAGACGCTCAAGGACATCGGCTTTACGGACGACATCGTCGAAGACGGCGACTCCTTCGAAGCAAACGCCATCATCAAGTCAAGCACAGTGGCCAAGTGGCTTTGCAAAAAACAGATCGAGGCAAGCGTCCTTGCCGACGATTCCGGCCTCGAAGTATTCGCATTGAACGGCGAACCGGGCATTTACAGCGCCCGCTACTGCGGCTACCACGGCAACGACCAAGCCAACAACGACAAGCTGATGCAAAAGCTCGAAGGTGTCAAAGACCGCAGCGCCCGCTATTTCTGCGCACTCTCCTACCAGAAGGTCGCCGAGGTAAACGGCAAGTGGACCGTGAGCGAACCGAAAATTTACGAAGGGGAATGCCGCGGGCAAATCAACTTCGCGCCCGTTGGCGACATGGGTTTCGGCTACGACCCGCTATTCGTCCCTGACGGATTCGACCGCACCTTCGCGCAGATGGAACTTGCGGAAAAGAAAGGCATCAGCCACCGCGGAAACGCTATCCGCGCCATGAAAGTGGATCTAGACGGCAGAACTTAG
- a CDS encoding TM2 domain-containing protein, whose amino-acid sequence MPAQGEHNKWIALALCILLGYLGIHRFYEGKIWTGILWLCTGGLCGVGVVIDAILIVMKPEHY is encoded by the coding sequence ATGCCAGCACAAGGTGAACACAATAAATGGATCGCCCTCGCCCTTTGCATTTTGCTCGGATACCTAGGAATTCATCGTTTTTACGAAGGTAAAATCTGGACGGGTATTCTCTGGCTTTGCACCGGCGGACTCTGCGGAGTCGGCGTTGTCATTGACGCAATCCTTATCGTGATGAAGCCGGAACACTACTAA